One window of Hymenobacter sp. BRD128 genomic DNA carries:
- a CDS encoding MBL fold metallo-hydrolase: MDQVAAGVHQLRIKRFVNVYFVETGTPGEWVLIDTGLPGSEKEIIAAADTLFYPGTHPEAIILTHGHLDHLGSAKELAEHWKVPVIAHPLELPYLTGKALYPPRDPTVGGSLAFMSRFFPTQLPNLEDVAEALPLDDEHPPHLVQWRWLHVPGHAPGQIAFFREADRTLIGADAFATTDHESVPAVLLGIPKISVAGAPFNYDWDKCFQSVQLLAGLEPLAIGCGHGPVMTGPAATAGLRHLADNYHLPKQGRYLHEPARTDASGVEHLPPPAEDKLPRQAAAIGVSLLLAGAAWLLVGGRRKQPKLSKKYQPGNATRYPA, from the coding sequence ATGGACCAGGTTGCTGCTGGCGTGCACCAGCTGCGCATCAAGCGCTTTGTGAATGTGTATTTTGTCGAAACCGGCACCCCCGGCGAGTGGGTACTCATCGACACTGGCCTGCCCGGCTCGGAAAAAGAGATTATCGCGGCGGCCGATACACTCTTCTATCCCGGCACCCACCCCGAAGCCATTATTCTCACCCACGGCCACCTCGACCACCTGGGCTCGGCCAAGGAGCTGGCCGAGCACTGGAAAGTACCCGTCATCGCGCACCCGCTGGAGCTGCCCTACCTCACGGGCAAGGCGCTGTACCCGCCGCGCGACCCTACCGTGGGCGGCTCGCTGGCCTTTATGAGCCGGTTTTTTCCGACCCAATTACCTAATTTAGAAGACGTGGCCGAAGCCCTGCCGCTCGACGATGAGCACCCGCCGCACCTGGTGCAGTGGCGCTGGCTGCACGTGCCGGGCCACGCGCCGGGCCAAATCGCCTTCTTCCGCGAGGCCGACCGCACGCTCATCGGGGCCGATGCGTTTGCTACCACCGACCACGAGTCGGTGCCGGCTGTGCTGCTGGGCATTCCGAAAATCAGCGTGGCCGGCGCGCCCTTCAACTACGACTGGGACAAGTGCTTTCAGTCGGTGCAGCTGCTAGCCGGCCTGGAGCCTCTGGCCATTGGCTGCGGCCACGGCCCGGTGATGACCGGCCCCGCCGCCACCGCCGGCCTGCGCCACCTGGCCGACAACTACCACCTGCCCAAACAGGGCCGCTACCTGCACGAGCCGGCCCGCACCGACGCCAGCGGCGTCGAGCACCTGCCGCCGCCCGCCGAGGACAAGCTACCCAGGCAGGCAGCCGCCATTGGCGTGAGCCTGCTGCTAGCCGGCGCGGCCTGGCTGCTGGTGGGTGGACGCCGTAAGCAGCCTAAGCTAAGCAAAAAATACCAGCCAGGCAACGCTACACGCTACCCAGCCTAG
- a CDS encoding gliding motility-associated C-terminal domain-containing protein gives MKTLFTLLFCLLVQAGAARPPAHPAAPPDLEFIENKGQLPAPVRYTAALVGGGQLFAERDGLRLALLEDGALARASGHPTGSAASLPTADYAIRGHAFDLRFAGASPATHLLATSPTAEHRNYLRGNDPARWATDVRSYHELRYAELWPGVAARFYENEQEHLEYDFTVAPGASPAAIGLRHAGAPVTLDAVGNLQIATTVGVVRELAPQAWQLDAGGGRQPVACRYRLDDDGTVRFELGRYDPARPLTIDPTLVFATYTGSTYTNWGCTATYDAQGNLYSGGIVFGQGYPVSPGAFQTNFKGNIDMGLIKYDVTKSGPAARAWATYVGGTAAEYPHSMVVNSQGELLVLGSTGSNDFPITAPAVQSMFRGGSTGDPFLNRGADIVVFRLAASGAALKGSTYLGGTGNDGLLPLQMYSNATQLVHNFGDSFRGDIVVDAADNVYIASCTSSADFLPAGTPASFQRSYRGGTSDGVVCKLTSDLSALLWGGYLGGSASDGAYSLQIEPASGDVYVAGGTLSPDLPATAGALKTTLAGNVDGYVARIAANGSSIMRTTYLGTSAYDQAYFVQLGTDGGVYVLGQTLGTYPVTPGLYTTPGGRQFIHKLDANLSTTQLATVFGSGRTTVDISPTAFLVDHCDRVFVCGWGGGANQLYGYPSANYLSANNGSSTKGLPITPYAVQSTTDGSDFYLAQFGAGLTNLGYATYFGGYYDTPSWGEHVDGGTSRFDPRGVVYQAVCTCGASASFPIPPGANYYSATSGTSNNCNNAAFVLNFRPDVADVGPPQTVCANNASPLEGTPSGGVWAGPGVSGSVATGYVFTPPSLGTYQLTYTVATGLCSSTATRQVTAVAAASVTIATVLPSAYCAADGAPLPTTPLVGSPTGGTFSGPGVMTSGSSQYFDPNKVSGVADLTYTYSVGCTVQLKRRVEVVRATAGAPQTLCINASPIGLVGTPAGGVWSGPGVTGTLAGGFFFDPASVPPGVVSLTYTQTAADKSCAATSVRRITVVGAAPPVLTALPSPLCVATTTRYPLVASPAGGYWYGYGVNSTGTDYFFSPSQAGVGTFTLTYVVGSGTTCATQRTMTVTVSATLVAAVPADTTLCPGTTAAFRLRGAKPAGGTWVGPGVSGTATSGFFFTPPAGFAGAAVLTYTVASAGCTATATRRVAVAVQPAFQPAWAPVACPEDRQVPLSVRFTDAGGNAATQWDFGDGSPTATGAVVQHTYQQAGHYQPTVSLRYLNAQCATTAPLAALDLQNQVIPNIITPNGDQQNQYFRLPPSCAPQLQLFSRWGQRVYESAVYHNDWDATGNPAGVYYYLLTYPDGHRIKGWLEVVK, from the coding sequence ATGAAAACACTCTTTACCCTGCTATTCTGCTTGCTGGTGCAGGCGGGGGCCGCCCGGCCGCCGGCCCACCCCGCCGCGCCGCCCGACCTGGAGTTTATCGAAAACAAAGGCCAGCTGCCGGCGCCGGTGCGCTACACGGCCGCCCTGGTGGGCGGCGGGCAGCTCTTTGCCGAGCGCGATGGCCTGCGGCTAGCCCTGCTCGAAGATGGGGCGCTGGCCCGCGCCTCGGGCCACCCCACCGGTTCGGCCGCCTCGCTGCCCACGGCCGACTACGCCATTCGGGGCCACGCCTTCGACCTGCGCTTTGCCGGTGCCTCGCCGGCCACGCACCTGCTGGCTACCAGCCCCACGGCCGAGCACCGCAACTATTTGCGGGGCAACGACCCGGCCCGCTGGGCCACCGACGTGCGCAGCTACCACGAGCTGCGCTATGCCGAGCTGTGGCCCGGCGTGGCGGCGCGCTTCTACGAAAATGAGCAGGAGCACCTCGAATACGACTTTACCGTGGCACCGGGGGCTAGCCCGGCCGCCATTGGCCTGCGCCACGCCGGCGCCCCGGTAACGCTCGATGCCGTGGGCAACTTGCAGATAGCCACCACCGTGGGCGTGGTGCGTGAGCTGGCGCCGCAGGCCTGGCAGCTCGATGCCGGAGGCGGCCGCCAGCCCGTGGCCTGCCGCTACCGGCTCGACGACGATGGCACGGTGCGCTTCGAGCTGGGCCGCTACGACCCGGCCCGGCCGCTCACCATCGACCCCACGCTGGTCTTTGCCACCTACACCGGCTCGACCTACACCAACTGGGGCTGCACCGCCACCTACGACGCCCAGGGCAACCTCTACTCGGGCGGCATCGTGTTTGGCCAGGGCTACCCGGTGAGTCCCGGCGCGTTCCAAACCAACTTTAAGGGCAACATCGACATGGGGCTCATCAAGTACGACGTGACCAAGTCGGGCCCCGCCGCCCGCGCCTGGGCCACCTACGTGGGCGGCACCGCCGCCGAATACCCGCACAGCATGGTGGTAAACAGCCAGGGGGAGCTGCTGGTGCTGGGCTCGACGGGCTCCAATGACTTTCCGATTACGGCCCCGGCCGTGCAGAGCATGTTCAGGGGCGGCTCTACCGGCGACCCGTTTCTGAATAGGGGCGCCGACATTGTGGTATTTCGCCTTGCGGCCTCGGGGGCGGCCCTCAAGGGCAGTACCTACCTGGGCGGCACCGGCAACGACGGCCTGCTGCCCTTGCAGATGTATTCGAACGCGACGCAGCTGGTGCACAATTTTGGCGACTCGTTTCGGGGTGATATTGTGGTGGACGCGGCTGATAACGTGTATATTGCCTCGTGCACGAGCTCCGCTGACTTTCTGCCCGCCGGCACCCCGGCCAGCTTTCAGCGCAGCTACCGGGGTGGCACCTCCGATGGCGTGGTGTGCAAGCTCACCAGCGACTTGTCGGCCCTGCTGTGGGGTGGCTACCTGGGCGGCAGTGCTTCGGATGGGGCCTACTCGCTGCAAATCGAACCCGCTTCGGGCGACGTGTACGTGGCGGGCGGCACGCTCAGCCCCGACCTGCCCGCCACCGCCGGCGCCCTCAAGACCACCCTGGCCGGCAACGTGGATGGCTACGTGGCGCGCATCGCGGCCAATGGCAGCAGCATTATGCGCACTACTTACTTGGGTACCAGCGCCTACGACCAAGCGTATTTTGTGCAGCTCGGCACCGATGGCGGGGTGTACGTGCTCGGCCAAACGCTGGGCACGTACCCCGTTACGCCGGGCCTGTATACTACGCCGGGCGGCCGCCAGTTCATTCATAAGCTCGACGCTAACCTGAGTACTACCCAGCTGGCCACGGTATTTGGCAGCGGACGTACCACGGTAGATATTTCGCCCACCGCTTTTCTGGTGGACCACTGCGACCGGGTGTTTGTGTGCGGCTGGGGCGGCGGCGCCAATCAGCTCTACGGCTACCCTAGCGCCAACTACCTGAGTGCCAACAATGGCAGTAGCACCAAGGGCCTGCCCATCACGCCCTACGCCGTGCAATCGACAACCGACGGGTCGGACTTCTACCTGGCGCAGTTTGGGGCCGGCCTCACCAACCTGGGCTACGCCACCTACTTTGGCGGCTACTACGATACCCCCAGCTGGGGCGAGCACGTCGATGGCGGCACCTCGCGCTTCGACCCGCGCGGGGTGGTGTACCAGGCCGTATGCACCTGCGGGGCCAGCGCCAGCTTTCCCATTCCGCCGGGCGCCAACTACTATTCGGCCACCAGCGGCACGAGCAACAACTGCAACAACGCGGCCTTCGTGCTCAACTTCCGGCCCGACGTGGCCGACGTAGGCCCGCCCCAAACGGTGTGCGCCAATAATGCCTCGCCCCTGGAAGGCACCCCGAGCGGCGGGGTGTGGGCGGGCCCCGGCGTGAGTGGCTCGGTGGCCACGGGCTATGTCTTTACGCCGCCTAGCCTGGGCACCTACCAGCTCACCTACACGGTGGCTACCGGGCTGTGCAGCAGCACGGCCACCCGCCAGGTGACGGCCGTGGCGGCGGCTTCGGTCACTATTGCGACGGTGCTGCCCTCGGCCTACTGCGCGGCCGATGGCGCCCCGCTGCCCACTACGCCGCTGGTGGGCTCGCCGACGGGCGGCACGTTTAGCGGACCGGGCGTGATGACCAGCGGCAGCAGCCAGTATTTTGACCCCAACAAAGTGAGCGGGGTCGCCGACCTCACGTACACTTACTCCGTGGGCTGCACGGTGCAGCTAAAACGCCGGGTAGAGGTAGTGCGGGCCACGGCCGGCGCCCCCCAAACGCTGTGTATTAATGCCTCGCCCATCGGCTTGGTGGGCACGCCCGCTGGCGGCGTGTGGTCGGGGCCAGGCGTGACGGGCACCCTGGCGGGGGGCTTCTTCTTCGACCCGGCCAGCGTGCCGCCGGGCGTGGTCAGCCTCACCTACACCCAGACGGCAGCCGATAAGTCGTGCGCCGCCACGAGTGTGCGCCGCATCACGGTGGTGGGCGCCGCGCCGCCCGTGCTCACGGCGCTGCCCTCGCCGCTGTGCGTGGCCACTACCACGCGCTACCCGCTGGTGGCTAGCCCGGCCGGCGGCTACTGGTACGGCTATGGCGTCAATAGCACCGGGACCGATTATTTCTTTTCCCCTAGCCAGGCGGGCGTGGGCACCTTCACGCTCACCTACGTGGTGGGCAGCGGCACCACCTGCGCCACCCAGCGCACCATGACGGTCACGGTATCCGCTACGCTGGTGGCGGCCGTGCCGGCCGATACCACGCTGTGCCCCGGCACCACGGCGGCATTCCGGCTGCGCGGGGCTAAGCCAGCGGGCGGCACCTGGGTTGGCCCCGGCGTGAGCGGCACCGCCACCAGCGGCTTCTTCTTTACGCCGCCGGCAGGCTTTGCGGGGGCGGCCGTGCTGACTTATACGGTGGCGAGCGCCGGCTGCACGGCCACGGCCACGCGCCGCGTGGCCGTGGCCGTGCAGCCGGCCTTCCAGCCCGCCTGGGCGCCGGTGGCGTGCCCCGAAGACCGGCAAGTGCCGCTCAGCGTGCGCTTTACCGATGCGGGCGGCAACGCCGCTACCCAGTGGGATTTTGGCGATGGCAGCCCCACCGCCACGGGCGCCGTGGTGCAGCACACCTACCAGCAGGCCGGCCACTACCAGCCCACGGTGAGCCTGCGCTACCTCAATGCGCAGTGCGCAACTACCGCGCCGCTAGCCGCCCTCGACCTGCAGAACCAGGTCATCCCGAACATTATTACGCCCAATGGCGACCAGCAAAACCAGTATTTCCGGCTGCCGCCGAGCTGCGCGCCGCAGCTTCAGTTGTTTTCGCGCTGGGGCCAGCGGGTGTACGAATCGGCGGTGTACCACAACGACTGGGACGCCACTGGCAACCCCGCCGGCGTTTACTACTACCTGCTCACGTATCCCGACGGCCACCGCATCAAGGGCTGGCTGGAAGTGGTGAAATAA
- a CDS encoding thioredoxin family protein gives MPTTSSAPVISAERLAAAYTYHAYRQLIDDLLAQGKTTGPQQSEDLLAYAKLNEQRMSRLDKTVKLLPELAAAVASLQGSYIWLIITEGWCGDAAQTVPVMEAVAQASRGHLRPAYVLRDENLDLSDRYLTNGSRSIPKLVVLRADTLAEVTHWGPRPAEAQALILKLKAEGMAHDDFIRELHAWYAHDRTQATQHELLALVQQLS, from the coding sequence ATGCCTACTACTTCTTCCGCGCCGGTTATCAGTGCCGAGCGCCTCGCTGCTGCCTACACCTATCACGCTTATCGCCAGCTAATTGATGACCTGCTGGCGCAGGGTAAAACCACCGGCCCCCAACAGTCGGAAGACTTGCTCGCCTACGCCAAGCTCAACGAGCAGCGCATGAGCCGCCTCGACAAAACGGTGAAGCTGCTGCCCGAATTGGCTGCCGCCGTGGCTAGCCTGCAAGGCAGCTACATCTGGCTGATAATCACCGAAGGCTGGTGCGGCGACGCCGCCCAAACCGTGCCCGTAATGGAAGCCGTGGCGCAGGCCAGCCGGGGCCACCTGCGCCCCGCCTACGTGCTGCGCGACGAAAATCTTGACCTCTCCGACCGCTACCTCACCAACGGCAGCCGCTCCATTCCCAAACTGGTGGTGCTGCGCGCCGATACCCTGGCCGAAGTAACGCACTGGGGCCCGCGCCCCGCCGAAGCCCAGGCCTTGATACTCAAGCTCAAAGCCGAGGGCATGGCCCACGACGACTTCATCCGCGAGCTGCACGCCTGGTACGCCCACGACCGCACCCAGGCTACCCAGCACGAACTGCTAGCCCTGGTGCAGCAGCTGAGCTAA